Genomic window (Melioribacteraceae bacterium):
CGTATAAACCTACTGATGATTTATCGATAAAATGATTCAGAAGGAACCTATCGCTAAGGTTCAATAACATTATTCCAATAGCACTAAAGATTAATGGAAATCCAAACTTTAATGATTCCGTAGCAATGCCTGAATGAAACTCAAATTGAAAATGGGAAAACATTTTGAATGCTAGAATAATAAAAATCAATAACTCACTAAACAGATAAGCGTACAATATTCCCGAAATACCAAATGAATAAAATGCTACCAAGACAATTATTGCCAGTACAAAGGAAGCTATTTTAATTAAAGTAATTATTGTAAATGCAATCGAGTTTTCATCGGCGCGAAGTTTATTTAAAAACAAATTGTTTACAGAGCGAAATACACTTATATAAATTATAAACAAAAGATATCCGGTTATATCTCCCGATTGATCAATTGCTAAAAGTATACCATTGCCCCAAATGTGCGCAAGTACAATAAATAGTAAATTAATAGAAACAACTAAAATGGTAATCGTAAAAAATACTTTTTTCCTTTTTGATACCTCTTCAGTTGCTTTTGCGAAATAAAGAATAGAATTAGTTTGACCCGCAGAAAGAAGTTCCGCCAAAATTGTAATTATGGGATCAAGTATTACAAAAATTCCAAACTGTGATAAAGTAAGATACTTGGAATAAATGGGGAGTGTAATTACTCCCATACCTTTATATGCCGCATTACTTACACTATAGATTGCAGAATCTTTTAAGAAATTTTTAATCTTACCGAACATTTATTGTTTTGCTTTATGTTTTTTAGAAAAAAGAATGCTCGCGATAAATAAACCAATTAAAGCTAAATTAAGAGCAAGTGAAATATATTTACCGAGCACAAAACTTTTGGGCTCATATTTAAACTCAACTAAATGCTTTCCTTTAGGAACTAATACTCCCCTAAAACCATGATTTGCTCTGTATATCGGAGTCTCGCTTCCGTTAATAAATGCTTTCCAGCCGTTCGGATAGTAAGTATCTCCTAGGAATAAAAAGTTGTTTCCACTCGCGTTAACCTCAACTTGTATCAATGTTTCATCATATTTAATAATTTTTGAAGAAGCACTACTATCAGGCTTTTCTGTTTTTATATTTTCAGCTTCTAGAAACGCTAACTTTTTAGGATCGAAAGAATTGTCCTTAATTAAATTTATTACTTCTAATGAGGGGAGAGTCGCAACTGAATCTACTAAATATACTCGTGGTAGAGCGTTCTCATTTTTATAGACGACGGTATTTGGGTTACTTGCAATTTCTGTAAATCCCGGAATTTGAACTGGTTTATCAACAGCAATATATTTTACGTTAAGCATACGCCAAAGGGTTGGAT
Coding sequences:
- a CDS encoding oligosaccharide flippase family protein, whose amino-acid sequence is MFGKIKNFLKDSAIYSVSNAAYKGMGVITLPIYSKYLTLSQFGIFVILDPIITILAELLSAGQTNSILYFAKATEEVSKRKKVFFTITILVVSINLLFIVLAHIWGNGILLAIDQSGDITGYLLFIIYISVFRSVNNLFLNKLRADENSIAFTIITLIKIASFVLAIIVLVAFYSFGISGILYAYLFSELLIFIILAFKMFSHFQFEFHSGIATESLKFGFPLIFSAIGIMLLNLSDRFLLNHFIDKSSVGLYDFGYRIAGILNMFLIMPFNLTLMPSVYNVYNTPGYERYYSKLMTYLCFITVWAGLAISLMSEELVRLFALNSDYNNAYTVVPIIILAYIFSAARNVASIGLLVKKKTTYIALLTLSMAILNIVLNIYLIPRYGFITAAYTTLFSYFVFHIVTELISRKYLDIKYETGKLLMLFALAIIVYLFAVNILNGVSIFSFIVKLILIGVFPLLLLPVKFYEEIEIATLKKIFNNISNFSEIKRMISDLLSQRQNGEK